CGCACCCTGGGGCTCGAACAGCTCGAGCGGGTTGGTCTGCGGCACAAGGCCGATGTACGTCCGAGCACGCTGTCGGGCGGCCAGCAGCAGCGCGTCGCGATCGCACGAGCGCTCGCCATGGCCCCGCAGGTGATGTTCTTCGACGAGGCCACCTCGGCGCTGGATCCCGAATTGGTCAAGGGCATCCTGGAGTTGATCGCCGAGCTGGCCGCCGAGGGGATGACGATCCTGGCGGTCACCCACGAGATGGGCTTCGCCCGCTCCACCGCCGACTCGGTCGTCTTCATGGATCACGGCAAAGTGGTCGAGTCGGGGCCTCCCGACCAGATCTTCGAGGCGGCCGAAACAGATCGGCTGCGCCGCTTCCTGTCGCAGGTTCTGTAAGGGTGACGGGAAACCCCTCCACCAAACCCAGGAAGCTGACGACCTGTCAGCGCCAGACAGGTTAGACTAGCGAATTATGATGGAGCACGATCCGCAGGT
The genomic region above belongs to Mycolicibacterium sp. HK-90 and contains:
- a CDS encoding amino acid ABC transporter ATP-binding protein, which gives rise to MSAPQPVALAAKDIHLSFGPNAVLRGVELDVPAGTTTAIIGPSGSGKSTLLRTLNRLYEPDRGDILLDGRSVLTDNPDQLRQRIGMVFQQFNLFPHKTVLDNVTLGPRKLKGLSHEHARTLGLEQLERVGLRHKADVRPSTLSGGQQQRVAIARALAMAPQVMFFDEATSALDPELVKGILELIAELAAEGMTILAVTHEMGFARSTADSVVFMDHGKVVESGPPDQIFEAAETDRLRRFLSQVL